A section of the Streptomyces sp. NBC_00178 genome encodes:
- a CDS encoding nucleobase:cation symporter-2 family protein yields the protein MAQPATGPAKGPCTAPPTAADRAVHPVDEKLPLARLVPAALQHIAAMYAGVVTPPLIIGQAVGLGTAGMTRLIAASLLVAGLATLLQTIGARHFAGNRLPFVNAASSAGIAPMLAIAETSAPGHQLPSIYGAVIVAGVFCLAVGPFFGRLLRFFPPLVTGVVITLIGVTLMPVPVGWAQGGDATADDFGDMKFLGLAAFTLVVILLIQRFGRGFVKQTALLAGMFAGTLAAVPFGLADFSALGSAPVAALPTPFAFGAPEFRPAAILSLCIVMLVLMTESSAGMLALGEICDRRTDGATITRGLRTDGIATLLGPVFGGFPTSAFAQNVGVVSLTRVRSRYVVAAAGGALLVLGAFPVLGAVVSLVPMPVLGGAGIVLFGSIAVSGIRTLAEAGLDDSSNIVLVAVALGAGIIPLAAPAFYAGFPSWAQTVLGSGISAGALVAVLLNLFFHHLGTHSRPAVALKSS from the coding sequence ATGGCACAGCCTGCAACGGGGCCGGCGAAAGGCCCGTGTACCGCACCACCGACCGCTGCCGACAGGGCAGTTCACCCGGTCGACGAAAAGCTCCCCCTCGCGCGGCTCGTCCCCGCCGCGCTCCAGCACATCGCCGCCATGTACGCGGGCGTCGTCACCCCTCCGCTCATCATCGGGCAGGCCGTCGGCCTCGGCACGGCCGGCATGACCCGGCTCATCGCGGCGAGCCTCCTGGTCGCCGGGCTCGCCACCCTCCTGCAGACCATCGGGGCCCGCCACTTCGCCGGGAACCGGCTGCCGTTCGTCAACGCGGCGTCCTCCGCGGGCATCGCGCCGATGCTCGCCATCGCCGAGACCAGCGCGCCGGGCCACCAACTCCCCTCGATCTACGGGGCCGTGATCGTCGCCGGTGTCTTCTGCCTCGCCGTCGGACCCTTCTTCGGGAGGCTGCTGCGCTTCTTCCCGCCGCTCGTCACCGGCGTCGTGATCACCCTCATCGGCGTCACTCTGATGCCCGTACCCGTCGGCTGGGCGCAAGGGGGCGACGCGACCGCGGACGACTTCGGTGACATGAAGTTCCTGGGCCTGGCCGCCTTCACCCTCGTCGTGATCCTGCTGATCCAGCGCTTCGGGCGGGGCTTCGTGAAGCAGACCGCCCTGCTGGCCGGCATGTTCGCCGGCACCCTGGCCGCCGTACCCTTCGGACTCGCCGACTTCTCCGCCCTCGGGTCCGCCCCCGTGGCCGCCCTGCCCACCCCCTTCGCCTTCGGCGCGCCCGAGTTCCGTCCCGCCGCGATCCTCTCCCTCTGCATCGTGATGCTCGTGCTCATGACGGAGTCCTCCGCCGGCATGCTCGCCCTCGGCGAGATCTGCGACCGGCGCACCGACGGGGCCACCATCACGCGCGGGCTGCGCACCGACGGCATCGCCACCCTCCTCGGCCCCGTCTTCGGAGGCTTCCCGACCAGCGCGTTCGCGCAGAACGTCGGCGTCGTGTCCCTGACCCGGGTGCGCAGCCGCTACGTCGTCGCCGCGGCCGGGGGTGCCCTGCTGGTGCTGGGGGCCTTCCCCGTGCTCGGAGCGGTCGTCTCGCTCGTGCCGATGCCCGTGCTCGGCGGCGCCGGCATCGTCCTGTTCGGCTCGATCGCCGTGAGCGGCATCCGGACCCTGGCCGAGGCCGGGCTCGACGACAGCTCCAACATCGTCCTCGTGGCGGTGGCACTCGGCGCGGGCATCATCCCGCTCGCGGCCCCCGCCTTCTACGCCGGATTCCCCTCCTGGGCACAGACCGTGCTGGGCTCGGGAATCAGCGCGGGAGCGCTCGTCGCGGTCCTGCTCAACCTGTTCTTCCACCATCTCGGCACCCACAGCCGTCCCGCTGTGGCACTCAAATCCTCCTAG
- a CDS encoding 8-oxoguanine deaminase produces MAASADPRPTQRIVIENCSIATVDAHDTEYASGHVVVAGNRIESVGAGNAPQQLADVVRRIDGTGHLVTPGLVNTHHHFYQWITRGLATDHNLFDWLVALYPTWARIDEPMARAAAQGSLAMMARGGVTTAMDHHYVYPRGSGDLSGAIIGAARDMGVRFTLARGSMDRSEKDGGLPPDFAVESLDGALAATEATIDAHHDASFDAMTRIAVAPCSPFSVSTELLRQGAELARRRGVRLHTHGSETVEEEQFCKELFGMGPTDYFESTGWLGDDVWMAHCVHMNDSDIAAFARTGTGVAHCPSSNARLAAGIARVPDMLAAGVPVGLGVDGTASNESGELHTELRNALLINRLGAHREKALNARQALRLGTHGGARVLGRADEIGSLEPGKLADLVLWKLDTLAHASIADPVTALVFGAAAPVTLSLVDGRPVVEDNRLVTADEDAIARATRDEARRLAQIAAGA; encoded by the coding sequence ATGGCAGCCTCGGCAGACCCCAGGCCCACGCAACGCATCGTCATCGAGAACTGCTCGATCGCCACGGTCGACGCCCACGACACGGAGTACGCCTCGGGGCACGTCGTCGTGGCGGGCAACCGCATCGAGTCCGTCGGCGCGGGGAACGCGCCGCAGCAACTCGCCGACGTCGTACGCCGGATCGACGGCACCGGGCACCTCGTCACACCCGGTCTGGTCAACACCCACCACCACTTCTACCAGTGGATCACCCGGGGCCTCGCGACCGACCACAACCTCTTCGACTGGCTGGTCGCGCTCTACCCGACGTGGGCGCGCATCGACGAGCCGATGGCCCGGGCCGCCGCACAGGGCTCCCTCGCCATGATGGCCCGAGGCGGTGTCACCACCGCGATGGACCACCACTACGTGTACCCCCGCGGTTCCGGCGACCTGTCCGGCGCGATCATCGGCGCGGCCCGCGACATGGGCGTGCGCTTCACCCTCGCCCGCGGCTCCATGGACCGCAGCGAGAAGGACGGCGGCCTGCCGCCGGACTTCGCCGTCGAGAGCCTCGACGGCGCCCTCGCGGCGACCGAGGCGACCATCGACGCGCACCACGACGCCTCCTTCGACGCGATGACGCGGATCGCCGTGGCGCCCTGCTCGCCGTTCTCCGTTTCGACCGAACTTCTGCGACAGGGAGCCGAGTTGGCGCGCCGCCGCGGGGTGCGGCTGCACACGCACGGTTCGGAGACCGTCGAGGAGGAACAGTTCTGCAAGGAACTGTTCGGCATGGGCCCGACCGACTACTTCGAGTCCACCGGCTGGCTCGGCGACGACGTGTGGATGGCGCACTGCGTCCACATGAACGACTCGGACATCGCCGCCTTCGCCCGCACCGGCACCGGCGTCGCCCACTGCCCGTCCTCCAACGCCCGCCTCGCCGCCGGCATCGCGCGCGTCCCCGACATGCTCGCCGCCGGTGTCCCGGTCGGACTCGGCGTCGACGGCACCGCCTCCAACGAGTCCGGCGAGCTGCACACCGAACTGCGCAACGCCCTCCTCATCAACCGCCTCGGCGCCCACCGCGAGAAGGCCCTCAACGCGCGCCAGGCGCTGCGGCTGGGCACCCACGGCGGAGCCAGGGTCCTGGGCCGCGCCGACGAGATCGGCTCGCTGGAGCCGGGCAAGCTCGCCGACCTGGTGCTGTGGAAGCTCGACACCCTGGCCCACGCCTCGATCGCCGACCCGGTGACCGCGCTCGTCTTCGGCGCCGCGGCCCCCGTGACCCTCTCCCTCGTCGACGGCAGGCCCGTGGTCGAGGACAACCGCCTCGTCACCGCCGACGAGGACGCGATCGCCCGTGCCACCCGCGACGAGGCCAGGCGCCTCGCGCAGATCGCCGCCGGGGCCTGA